In Patescibacteria group bacterium, a single window of DNA contains:
- the pyrH gene encoding UMP kinase: protein MSRKDTYIISLGGSLIVPTDGIDWKFLKNFRKLIISETKKGKKFFIIVGGGATCRKYNEAARKITKVSQIDLDWQGIYSGRLNARLLKIILGPIACPEIIIDPIAKLSTSKKIIIGSGWKPGWSTDYVAVVMAREHKIKTIINLSNIDYVYTADPKKYKNAKPIKKLGWRNFRKLVGNKWNPGLNAPFDPVASRLAEHLGLEVIIMNGKKLDNLRKYLDGEKFKGTVIEN, encoded by the coding sequence ATGTCCAGAAAAGATACTTATATTATCTCGTTGGGCGGATCTTTAATTGTCCCGACGGACGGGATTGATTGGAAATTTTTAAAAAATTTCCGCAAACTGATTATTTCAGAGACAAAAAAGGGTAAAAAATTTTTTATTATCGTGGGCGGAGGAGCTACCTGCCGAAAATATAATGAAGCCGCCCGGAAAATTACTAAAGTTAGTCAGATAGATTTAGACTGGCAAGGAATTTATTCCGGCCGACTTAACGCCCGTTTGTTAAAAATTATTTTGGGGCCAATAGCTTGTCCGGAAATAATTATTGACCCGATAGCAAAATTATCCACCTCAAAGAAAATAATTATCGGCAGCGGCTGGAAGCCGGGCTGGTCAACGGATTATGTGGCGGTGGTTATGGCCCGGGAGCACAAAATTAAAACCATTATTAATTTGTCAAATATTGATTACGTTTATACGGCTGATCCGAAAAAATATAAAAACGCAAAACCAATTAAAAAGTTGGGTTGGCGGAATTTTAGAAAATTAGTTGGCAATAAATGGAATCCCGGTTTAAACGCGCCGTTTGATCCGGTGGCTTCGCGGCTGGCCGAACATTTGGGGTTGGAAGTGATAATTATGAATGGGAAGAAATTGGATAACTTGAGAAAATATTTAGATGGTGAAAAATTTAAAGGGACTGTTATAGAGAATTAA